The following coding sequences are from one Schizosaccharomyces osmophilus chromosome 1, complete sequence window:
- the mug113 gene encoding GIY-YIGT nuclease superfamily protein, whose amino-acid sequence MENEEHHSSASMEEFDYLSQKSETLAPSNSPHTKTSMGTSFLDWWGSWKRDLYSIWWSLNRKLNRMYRWMCSFYQTRPLLSSRAAEEESNNTMQHEIYSVVKDINSGNEFVLNITKPVDPLLLRSNIPPVHRKHLPPKLSLVATPGTVPRHNVVVLEDWINPLLSQKTQLMLQSELCNSDSFDCPGYICVFSYEEKKHSLNSLGSNAHSTSLIQISRVSDLKRHLHDHSSHCRYRRSLLEIFPSPSKSSKPCQVSFKIERLIHKELEESFNWLPGINCEACGLLHENWLHISSEDWDDVRGSILRWIEYSRVIYS is encoded by the coding sequence ATGGAAAACGAGGAGCATCATTCTTCTGCATCGATGGAAGAATTCGACTACCTTTCTCAAAAGTCGGAAACTCTAGCTCCCTCCAACAGTCCTCATACCAAAACAAGCATGGGTACGAGTTTTCTGGACTGGTGGGGTTCTTGGAAACGAGATTTATATTCGATTTGGTGGTCGCTGAATAGAAAATTGAATCGTATGTATCGGTGGATGTGTAGCTTTTATCAGACTCGTCCACTTTTATCATCACGAgctgctgaagaagaatccaaCAATACCATGCAGCATGAAATTTATAGTGTGGTGAAAGACATCAACAGTGGAAACGAGTTCGTTTTGAACATAACAAAACCTGTCGATCCTTTATTGTTACGATCCAACATACCGCCTGTGCATCGTAAACATCTTCCTCCCAAGCTTTCCCTAGTTGCTACGCCGGGAACGGTACCCCGACACAACGTGGTGGTCTTGGAAGATTGGATCAATCCGTTGCTTTCTCAAAAGACCCAGCTTATGCTGCAAAGCGAGTTATGTAACAGCGACAGTTTTGACTGCCCTGGATACATTTGCGTTTTCAGCtacgaagaaaaaaagcattcCCTTAATTCCCTTGGCTCAAATGCCCATAGTACTTCTTTGATTCAAATTTCAAGAGTCTCCGATTTGAAGCGCCATTTGCATGATCATTCGTCTCATTGCCGCTATCGTCGCTCTCTTTTGGAAATCTTTCCCAGTCCCAGCAAATCTTCCAAGCCATGTCAAGTCAGCTTTAAAATTGAGCGACTGATCCATAAGGAATTGGAGGAATCTTTTAATTGGCTTCCTGGCATCAATTGTGAAGCGTGTGGACTACTACATGAGAACTGGCTTCACATCAGTAGTGAAGACTGGGACGATGTCCGTGGCTCTATTTTACGATGGATCGAATATTCCAGGGTGATTTATTCTTAA
- a CDS encoding NAD-dependent malic enzyme, whose protein sequence is MSVQKKIISCPLKGSELLRNARYNKGTAFTKTERSKLRLNAKLPPVIETLEQQLKRAYDQYACLGDSLQKHIYLSDVFETNQTLFYALISHHLPEMYPIIYTPTESQAIKKYSQVYRYPNGCYFDIEHNDPKYMKEQLAEFGNPNDIQYIVITDSEGILGIGDQGVGGVLISVAKGHLMTLCSGLDPNRFLPIVLDVGTNNKDHREDPKYLGLRKDRVHGELYSRFLENVIHSVKEKFPNAFVHFEDFGRIDAKPVLDRYSPKLPCFNDDIQGTGVVTLAAIFSAVRLTKSNLSDQTLVIVGAGTAGVGVADRVVSSMVKEGIKVEDARQRIYLLDKDGLLLDEDADRATDGQKPYLKKASDFSDKSSPEQIDLETTVSKAHPTVLLGVSGQAGIFTEKVVREMSKHTDQPIIFPLSNPTDLMEAKASDLNEWTDGKALIASGSPVPPVKRNGKDYYISQCNNAFIFPSVGVAAVLSECKTLSEEMLLAAADGLASTPRDYFASDDSLLPDLGHVREVSRHVKFAILKQAVAENNCAGHVPSDEKALREWIEKNEWYAEYQDYA, encoded by the coding sequence ATGAGCGTGCAAAAGAAGATCATCTCTTGTCCGTTGAAGGGTTCTGAGCTTCTTCGAAATGCTCGCTACAACAAAGGTACAGCGTTTACTAAAACCGAGCGTAGCAAGTTGAGATTGAATGCCAAGCTTCCTCCTGTTATAGAGACGTTAGAGCAGCAATTAAAGCGTGCCTATGATCAATATGCATGTCTAGGAGATTCCTTGCAAAAACATATTTATTTGTCGGATGTGtttgaaacaaatcaaaCGCTTTTTTATGCATTAATTAGTCATCATTTGCCAGAAATGTATCCAATCATTTATACACCCACCGAAAGCCAAgctataaaaaaatactctCAAGTATACCGTTATCCTAATGGATGCTACTTTGACATTGAGCATAATGATCCCAAGTACATGAAAGAACAGCTTGCGGAATTTGGAAACCCCAATGATATCCAGTACATTGTAATTACGGATTCAGAAGGGATCTTGGGTATCGGGGATCAAGGAGTTGGTGGTGTTTTGATTTCTGTAGCAAAGGGACATTTGATGACTTTGTGCTCAGGGTTAGATCCTAATCGATTTTTACCCATCGTTTTGGATGTTGGTACAAACAACAAGGATCATCGAGAGGACCCCAAATACCTTGGATTGAGAAAAGACCGTGTGCATGGAGAACTGTACAGTCGCTTCTTGGAGAATGTTATCCATAGCGTTAAAGAGAAATTCCCCAACGCCTTTGTAcattttgaagattttggtCGCATAGACGCTAAACCGGTTCTCGATCGCTACAGTCCGAAATTGCCTTGCTTCAACGACGACATCCAAGGTACGGGAGTTGTGACACTGGCTGCCATTTTTTCTGCCGTCCGCCTTACGAAGAGTAATTTGAGCGATCAAACGCTTGTGATTGTTGGTGCAGGCACGGCAGGTGTCGGTGTCGCTGATCGAGTCGTTTCTAGCATGGttaaagaaggaataaAGGTAGAAGACGCACGACAAAGGATCTATCTTTTGGATAAAGACGGGTTActtttggatgaagatgCCGACAGGGCGACGGATGGACAAAAGCCctatttaaagaaagcGTCAGATTTTTCCGATAAGTCATCTCCAGAGCAAATAGATTTAGAGACAACTGTTTCCAAAGCTCACCCGACAGTTCTCCTAGGTGTCTCCGGTCAAGCGGGTATCTTTACTGAAAAGGTTGTACGGGAAATGAGCAAGCATACCGATCAACCCATTATATTCCCTCTGTCTAATCCCACAGATTTAAtggaagcaaaagcaaGTGATCTGAATGAATGGACCGATGGAAAGGCATTAATTGCCTCGGGATCACCAGTTCCCCCTGTAAAGCGTAATGGAAAGGATTATTATATTTCTCAATGTAACAATGCTTTTATCTTTCCTTCTGTTGGAGTTGCGGCTGTCTTGTCCGAATGCAAGACATTGTCAGAAGAAATGCTTTTAGCTGCAGCGGATGGCTTGGCTAGTACCCCAAGAGATTATTTCGCGTCTGATGACTCTCTACTGCCAGATCTTGGTCATGTAAGAGAGGTGTCTCGCCATGTCAAGTTTGCAATTTTAAAGCAGGCAGTAGCCGAAAACAACTGTGCTGGTCATGTTCCTAGCGATGAAAAGGCTTTACGCGAGTGGATTGAGAAGAATGAATGGTATGCCGAATATCAAGACTATGCATAG
- the grs1 gene encoding mitochondrial and cytoplasmic glycine-tRNA ligase Grs1: MADLSRSVPFDRSQFEELMKKRFFFSPSFQIYGGISGLFDYGPPGSALQTNIVDLWRKHFIIEESMLEVDCSMLTPHDVLKTSGHVDKFCDWMCKDPSTGEIFRADHLVEEVLEARLKGDKEARAKETGATNVAVQEESEDKKKRKKKVKEIKVTRLDDETVREYEFILAQIDNYDGQQLTDIMKVHDIRNPANNGELESPRQFNLMFQTQIGPSGGLQGYLRPETAQGQFLNFNRLLEFNNGKVPFASAMIGKAFRNEISPRSGLLRVREFLMGEVEHFVDPQNKEHDRFDEVAHIPLRLLPRAVQVEGKSEVVEMTIGDAVKKGVVDNTTLGYFMARISLFLEKIGIDMSRLRFRQHMSNEMAHYACDCWDAEIQCSYGWIECVGCADRSAYDLTVHSKATKTPLVVQEALPEPIVVEEYVVEVNKKKFGPRFKRDAKAVEEEMLNWTQEVKETKSAQLASQGRVTVVANGVEHEVDAELVTVEKQQRKEHTRTFTPNVIEPSFGLGRLLYCLMEHSFWARPEDTQRGVLSFPAVVAPIKALIVPLSRNAEFNPVVRKLSAKLRSLGVSNKVDDSNANIGRRYARNDELGTPFGLTVDFETLENSSITLRERDTTKQVRGSQEDIINALVALTEGKMLWKNAVEKFGEFNATQDFIFWLDTSIIQTIIAELFV; encoded by the exons atggcGGATCTATCGAGAAGCGTTCCTTTCGATCGCAGTCAATTCGAGgaattgatgaagaagcgattcttcttttccccCTCATTCCAAATTTATGGCGGTATTAGTGGTCTTTTCGACTATGGCCCTCCTGGTTCTGCCCTTCAAACCAACATCGTGGACTTGTGGAGAAAACACTTTATTATTGAGGAAAGTATGTTGGAAGTAGATTGCTCCATGCTTACTCCTCATGATGTTTTGAAGACTAGCGGCCACGTTGACAAGTTTTGTGATTGGATGTGCAAAGATCCTTCCACTGGTGAGATCTTCCGTGCTGACCATTTGGTTGAGGAAGTTTTGGAGGCTCGTTTAAAGGGTGACAAGGAAGCCCGTGCTAAAGAAACTGGTGCTACAAACGTCGCTGTTCAGGAAGAATCTgaagacaagaaaaagcgCAAGAAAAAGGTGAAGGAAATTAAGGTCACTCGTCTGGACGATGAAACTGTGCGCGAATATGAATTTATCCTTGCTCAGATTGACAACTATGACGGCCAACAACTTACTGATATCATGAAGGTTCATGATATTCGTAACCCTGCTAACAATGGTGAACTTGAAAGCCCTCGCCAGTTTAATTTGATGTTTCAGACTCAGATAGGTCCTAGCGGAGGTTTGCAAGGTTACCTTCGTCCTGAAACCGCTCAGGGTCAATTCTTGAACTTTAACCGTTTACTCGAATTCAACAACGGTAAGGTCCCCTTCGCTAGTGCTATGATTGGCAAGGCTTTCCGAAACGAAATCTCTCCCCGTAGTGGTCTTTTACGTGTTCGTGAATTCTTGATGGGTGAAGTAGAGCATTTTGTCGATCCCCAAAATAAAGAACATGATCGCTTTGATGAAGTTGCCCATATTCCTCTTCGTCTTTTGCCCAGAGCTGTTCAAGTCGAAGGAAAGAGCGAGGTCGTAGAAATGACTATTGGTGACGCTGTCAAAAAGGGTGTTGTCGACAATACCACTTTGGGTTATTTTATGGCTCGTATTAGTCTCTTCTTAGAAAAAATCGGTATCGATATGTCTCGTCTTCGTTTCCGCCAGCACATGAGCAACGAAATGGCTCATTATGCTTGCGATTGCTGGGATGCCGAAATTCAATGTTCATACGGATGGATTGAATGTGTTGGTTGCGCTGACCGTAGTGCCTACGATTTGACCGTCCATAGCAAGGCCACCAAGACTCCTTTGGTTGTTCAAGAAGCTCTTCCTGAACCCATCGTAGTCGAGGAGTATGTTGTTGAGGTtaacaagaagaaattcgGACCTCGTTTCAAGCGTGATGCCAAGGCTgtcgaagaagaaatgctTAACTGGACTCAGGAAGTCAAGGAAACCAAGAGTGCTCAATTGGCTTCTCAAGGTAGGGTTACCGTCGTTGCAAACGGTGTCGAGCACGAAGTAGATGCCGAACTTGTTACTGttgaaaaacaacaacGTAAAGAACACACTCGTACCTTTACACCCAACGTTATCGAGCCTTCCTTTGGCTTGGGCCGTCTCTTGTATTGCCTTATGGAACACAGCTTTTGGGCTCGTCCTGAAGACACTCAACGTGGTGTTTTGTCATTCCCCGCCGTCGTTGCTCCCATCAAAGCTCTTATTGTTCCATTGAGCCGCAACGCTGAATTCAACCCTGTTGTTCGTAAATTGTCTGCCAAGCTCCGTAGTTTGGGTGTTTCCAACAAAGTCGACGATTCGAATGCTAACATTGGCCGTCGTTATGCTCGTAATGATGAACTTGGTACCCCATTTGGCTTGACCGTTGATTTTGAGACTCTTGAAAATAGCTCTATCACTCTTCGTGAGCGTGATACTACCAAGCAAGTTCGTGGTTCCCAAGAAGACATAATCAATGCCCTTGTAGCCTTAACCGAGGGTAAGATGTTGTGGAAGAACGCTGTAGAAAAGTTTGGTGAGTTTAATGCTACTCAAGA ttttattttttggttggATACGAGTATTATTCAAACTATAATAGCTGAACTATTTGTATAA
- the mcm5 gene encoding MCM complex subunit Mcm5, with translation MAATGWEQSSVYYTPVLPGDQEEDSNVNHEKSFVRFIDEFVIDNNFVYRSQLRDNLMINQYLLKVDLKHLISFDEDLAHLLSSQPTELLSLFESAVTTVAKRLLYRSPESPSVLIPTCQVTLHYDANILSIRDLTATHISKLVRIPGIIIGASTLSCRATSLHIVCRNCRSTKSLPVSGGFTGIQLPRVCDAPVLDGEKKECPMDPYIIDHSKSFFIDQQVLKLQEAPDMVPVGELPRHILLNADRYLTNQITPGTRCVITGIFSIFQNKSVKSSGAVAIRNPYVRVIGIQLNSEEGTKSTPLFSEEEEEEFLEISRTQNLYEIISNSIAPAIYGNIDIKKSIACLLFSGSKKILPDGMRLRGDINVLLLGDPGTAKSQFLKFVERLAPIAVYTSGKGSSAAGLTASVQRDSASGDFYLEGGAMVLADGGIVCIDEFDKMRDEDRVAIHEAMEQQTISIAKAGITTILNSRTSVLAAANPIFGRYDDMKSPGENIDFQSTILSRFDMIFIVKDEHDESRDRSIARHVISLHTNLQESMETLAIGEIPFEKFRRYINYCRHKCAPLLSAEAAEKLSSQFVAIRKQVHQSEQDTNVRSSIPITVRQLEAIIRITEALAKMSMSSIATEVHATEAIRLFLTSTLAAATQASPEVTEEVKKIEGSLKKRLPIGFQASYRMLIREYVNGHGYSQRALEMALQILASKETVQMRNGGQTVYRAGI, from the exons ATGGCTGCTACAGGTTGGGAACAAAGTAGTGTATACTATACCCCTGTTCTCCCCGGAgatcaagaagaagactCTAATGTAAATCATGAAAAAAGTTTCGTTCGTTTCATCGATGAGTTTGTCATCGACaacaattttgtttatcgTAGTCAGCTTCGTGACAATTTGATGATTAACCAGTACCTACTGAAAGTTGATCTTAAGCATTTGATTAGCTTTGATGAGGATCTAGCTCATTTGCTTTCTAGCCAGCCAACGGAACTTCTATCGCTATTTGAATCTGCTGTTACTACGGTCGCAAAACGATTGCTGTATCGAAGTCCCGAAAGTCCTTCTGTTCTTATTCCAACATGTCAAGTTACCCTTCATTATGATGCCAATATTCTTTCTATTCGTGATTTGACTGCTACTCATATCTCTAAATTGGTTCGTATTCCCGGTATCATTATCGGTGCATCTACATTGTCTTGTCGCGCAACTTCTCTGCATATAGTTTGTAGAAATTGTCGTTCTACCAAATCCTTGCCTGTTTCTGGTGGCTTCACTGGCATACAGCTTCCTCGTGTTTGTGATGCTCCTGTTTTAGATGGcgagaaaaaagaatgtccCATGGATCCTTATATCATTGACCATTCtaaatctttctttattgacCAACAAGTCCTAAAACTTCAAGAAGCCCCTGATATGGTCCCTGTTGGTGAACTTCCTCGCCATATTTTATTGAATGCCGATCGTTATCTTACAAACCAAATTACTCCAGGAACACGTTGTGTAATTACTggtattttttcaatattcCAAAACAAATCGGTCAAATCTAGTGGTGCTGTTGCTATTCGAAATCCATATGTTCGCGTAATTGGTATTCAATTAAATTCAGAGGAGGGCACCAAATCTACACCTCTATTCagtgaagaggaagaagaagaatttctAGAAATCTCTCGTACTCAGAATCTGTATGAAATCATTTCCAACAGTATTGCTCCTGCAATTTATGGTAATattgatataaaaaaatctattgcctgtttgttattttctggttccaaaaagattttaCCTGATGGAATGCGGCTCAGAGGTGATATCAACGTTCTTTTACTAGGTGATCCGGGTACTGCTAAATCTcagtttttgaagtttgTAGAACGGCTGGCTCCTATTGCCGTATATACATCAGGTAAAGGTTCTAGTGCCGCTGGTTTAACAGCTTCGGTACAAAGAGATAGTGCTTCCGgtgatttttatttggaagGAGGTGCAATGGTTCTGGCGGATGGCGGAATTGTTTGTATCGATGAATTTGACAAAATGAGAGATGAAGATCGTGTTGCAATTCATGAAGCTATGGAGCAACAAACAATATCCATTGCAAAAGCTGGCATCACCACTATTTTGAATTCAAGGACGTCTGTATTGGCTGCGGCAAACCCAATTTTCGGAAGATATGATGATATGAAATCTCCCGGTGAAAATATTGATTTCCAGTCAACAATTTTGTCGAGATTCGATATGATATTTATTGTCAAAGATGAACACGACGAATCAAGAGATCGAAGCATTGCTCGTCACGTTATCAGTCTTCATACAAACTTGCAAGAATCAATGGAAACATTAGCAATCGGAGAAATTCCTTTCGAAAAATTTCGACGCTACATCAATTATTGCAGACA TAAATGCGCCCCCCTCTTGAGCGCCGAAGCTGCTGAGAAACTCTCGAGTCAATTCGTTGCCATTCGAAAACAAGTACATCAATCAGAACAAGACACTAATGTACGATCAAGTATTCCTATCACCGTCCGTCAATTGGAGGCTATTATACGAATTACTGAAGCACTGGCTAAAATGTCAATGTCCAGTATAGCAACAGAGGTTCATGCAACAGAGGCTATTCGCTTGTTTTTAACAAGTACTCTAGCTGCAGCTACACAAGCTTCTCCGGAAGTTACtgaagaagtaaaaaagattGAGGGTAGTTTAAAAAAGCGCTTACCTATCGGTTTTCAGGCAAGCTATCGTATGCTAATTCGTGAATACGTGAATGGA CACGGTTATTCTCAGCGCGCTTTGGAAATGGCTCTGCAAATTTtagcttcaaaagaaacagtTCAAATGCGAAACGGTGGTCAAACCGTCTATCGAGCTGGTATTTAA
- the trk1 gene encoding plasma membrane potassium ion transmembrane transporter Trk1 has translation MFTKARKWIQWIVPNFGFLAIHYSYIIVLVIICSILLFTGGAKIAYIDALFLASSSVTQTGLNTVNLIDLTTWQQFVIFFFPIVSVPIWMHGAISFVRLYWFRRKCRYVIRQNRTRRFQRNVRRKQLKQEKKNEKQGVRGRKIQVLLPHQANDDSDPAPTFGNPDITSTEYPQEDPSSNPVPISPKAIPKEPETDTRTTLSIQELSDIDLEDPETNNTVDPSSNLPSKKFDVDEEIEMDDLHPRLRRQNSVITAFLNNNDDVHETQSYSEKGIPPVPMPYCLSDTNLLNLQDTPVGSSLPTSNNKASITIYEPKKNTYSTSVSSESENHSQEDVHIAFTNLHKPTLERKRQEDLVENKKFFQKKPTRFRRMSAPMRWTKSLSVNPRSLTLERVLSSAFGRRREGTNSSSRSTVMSLPYLSYNPTVDRNSAFVELSREQRDELGGIEYRALKCVCTVVSIYFILTNIFAIVIFIVFSYTAHGSYLIIDSLGLKRGWWALFTSVSSFNDLGYSLVPASFSPFNKNIFLLLISSLFIIAGNTGFPVFLRLFIWFFYKILPLGQEKKEAMAFLLDHPRRCFTLLFPSGSTWWLFFILLGLNAIDLILFMSLDIKNESIVGLPRGMRVVNALFQSVCTRTAGFTSITLSALHPAVLVSYLIMMYISVYPVAINMRNTNVYEERSLGVYTFDEEEHKSFLKNHLTEQVSHDLWCIFLGLFIICICEGGKIANNNDTDFTIFAVLFEIVSAYGTVGLSTGLSTSACSLSARFTKLSKLVIIALQIRGRHRGLPRAVDRAILLPTEKNNLKEEEDHRRRQELSRTISYSRASVSIHRDE, from the exons ATGTTTACCAAAGCTAGAAAATGGATACAATGGATAGTGCCgaattttggatttttggCTATCCATTACTCGTATATCATTGTTTTGGTGATCATATGCTCGATTTTGCTATTCACGGGTGGTGCCAAAATAGCATACATTGATGCCTTATTTTTGGCAAGTAGTAGCGTCACTCAAACTGGTCTCAATACTGTCAATTTGATCGATCTTACCACTTGGCAACAATTtgtcatctttttttttcctattgTGAGCGTCCCCATTTGGATGCATGGCGCGATTTCCTTTGTTCGCTTGTATTGGTTTCGAAGAAAATGCAGATACGTGATCAGACAAAATCGTACTCGCCGTTTTCAACGTAATGTTCGTCGTAAACAActtaaacaagaaaagaaaaacgagaaaCAGGGTGTGAGGggaagaaaaattcaagTTTTACTTCCTCACCAAGCAAATGATGATTCTGATCCAGCTCCTACTTTTGGTAACCCTGATATCACATCCACTGAATATCCTCAAGAAGACCCTTCTTCTAACCCAGTGCCTATATCTCCAAAAGCTATTCCCAAAGAACCAGAAACGGACACCCGTACAACACTCTCCATTCAAGAACTTTCCGACATAGATTTGGAGGATCCGGAAACCAATAATACTGTGGACCCTTCTTCGAATCttccttccaaaaaatttgatgTGGACGAGGAAATAGAAATGGACGATCTTCATCCTCGTTTACGAAGACAGAATTCGGTTATAAcagcttttttaaataataatgATGATGTTCATGAAACTCAATCGTACAGCGAGAAAGGAATACCACCTGTTCCTATGCCTTATTGCCTTTCTGATACAAATTTGCTCAACTTGCAAGACACCCCCGTCGGTTCCAGTCTCCCCACTTCTAATAATAAAGCTTCTATCACTATTTAcgaaccaaaaaaaaatacatatTCTACGTCAGTCTCTTCCGAGTCAGAAAACCATTCCCAGGAAGACGTCCATATAGCCTTTACTAATCTTCATAAACCGACTCTTGAGCGAAAACGTCAAGAAGATTTagtagaaaataaaaaattctttcagAAAAAGCCCACAAGGTTTAGACGGATGAGTGCTCCCATGCGCTGGACAAAATCTCTGAGCGTGAATCCTAGAAGTCTGACACTTGAAAGAGTTTTATCCAGCGCCTTTGgcagaagaagagaaggaaCGAACTCCTCTTCCAGAAGCACCGTAATGTCTTTACCCTACCTTTCTTACAATCCGACGGTCGATCGAAACTCTGCTTTTGTCGAGTTGTCGAGAGAGCAACGTGATGAATTAGGTGGTATAGAATATAGGGCTCTTAAATGTGTATGCACTGTGGTTTCGATATATTTTATACTTACCAACATCTTCGCTATCGTTATCTTCATTGTTTTCTCGTATACTGCTCACGGTTCTTATTTAATAATCGATTCTCTCGGCTTGAAAAGAGGATGGTGGGCTCTGTTTACTTctgtttcttcatttaatGACCTTGGATACTCGCTAGTACCCGCATCATTTTCACCctttaataaaaacatttttcttctattaatttcttcccttttcatcattgcCGGAAATACAGGATTTCCCGTTTTTTTACGTTTATTCATTTGGTTCTTCTACAAAATTTTACCATTAGgtcaagagaaaaaagaagccatGGCTTTTCTATTAGACCACCCACGTCGTTGTTTCACTCTTCTATTTCCATCTGGATCCACGTGGTGGTTATTTTTCATCTTGCTTGGTTTGAATGCAATAgatttgattttatttatgtCATTAGacataaaaaatgaatcaatAGTGGGCCTTCCTAGAGGTATGCGCGTTGTCAATGCCTTATTTCAATCAGTTTGCACGAGAACTGCAGGATTTACCAGCATCACTTTATCCGCATTACATCCTGCCGTTTTAGTAAGTTATTTAATCATGATGTACATATCAGTTTATCCTGTGGCTATCAATATGAGAAATACCAACGTTTACGAAGAACGATCTCTTGGTGTATACACTtttgacgaagaagagCATAAgtcttttctgaaaaaTCACTTGACTGAGCAAGTGAGTCATGACCTTTGGTGTATCTTCCTCGggctttttattatttgcaTATGCGAAGGTGGAAAAATAGCAAATAATAATGATACT gaCTTTACAATTTTCGCAGTATTGTTTGAAATCGTTTCGGCTTACGGAACCGTAGGTCTAAGTACTG GTTTATCTACTTCTGCATGTTCTCTTTCGGCAAGGTTTACAAAGTTAAGTAAACTTGTAATCATTGCTCTGCAAATTCGCGGACGGCATAGAGGTCTTCCAAGAGCTGTTGATCGCGCT ATTTTACTACCTACCGAAAAAAATAAcctaaaagaagaagaagatcaTCGACGACGACAAGAATTAAGCCGTACTATAAGTTACTCAAGAGCAAGTGTTTCAATACATAGGGATGAATAA
- the gsa1 gene encoding glutathione synthetase large and small subunit Gsa1, which yields MEVDNYSTQEIEELSLAARDYATAHGLLFVDGAQKKEDTNRATQVPLTLFPSPIPREAFLQGVSVQKAYNKLYAKIANDPEFLKAHLEPITKYDKFMEKLWDLHVKHLEFNEKLKPELRQPLALGIFRSDYMVNKDDQEVTSKQVEFNTISVSFGGLSKMMANLHFYCSSSGLYKKPMELDYLTVNTSITGICSGISSAYNAYCEQAKRIPSKKLHATEGTEPIILFVVKDSERNICDQRLLEYELVGRFKIKSRRVAICQLDLLIRDEESNKLYYNHPNGIYEVAIVYYRSGYALDDYPTNKEWEIRLTIENSLAIKCPTIATHLAGSKKIQQVLAESNALERFVQGEEQKAIESTFADMYPLNDTPRGQEGIKLALENSEDFVMKPQREGGGNNTYGKDIPDLLNSLPKGEWDSYILMRYIKSLPSQNYILKGSVAEKYDVVDEIGILGTIVWNTKTAEELNNGNTGYICRTKPVSSHEGGVATGYASLSSIDVID from the coding sequence ATGGAAGTAGACAATTACAGTACTCAGGAAATTGAAGAGTTATCTTTGGCAGCACGAGATTATGCAACTGCTCATGGCTTACTGTTTGTAGATGGagcacaaaaaaaagaggataCGAATCGAGCTACCCAAGTTCCATTGACTCTTTTTCCTAGTCCTATTCCAAGAGAAGCTTTCCTACAAGGAGTTTCTGTGCAAAAAGCCTATAATAAGCTTTATGCCAAAATCGCCAATGATCCTGAATTTCTCAAGGCGCATTTAGAGCCTATCACAAAGTACGACAAgtttatggaaaaattatGGGACTTGCATGTGAAACATCTTgaatttaatgaaaagctTAAGCCTGAGTTACGCCAGCCTTTAGCGCTTGGAATCTTCAGATCAGATTATATGGTGAACAAAGACGACCAAGAAGTTACCAGTAAGCAAGTTGAATTCAACACCATCTCGGTGTCTTTTGGAGGTCTTAGTAAAATGATGGCCaatttacatttttattgttCATCTTCAGGTTTATATAAGAAACCTATGGAACTAGATTACCTCACCGTCAATACTTCCATCACTGGCATTTGCAGTGGTATCTCTAGTGCTTACAATGCCTACTGCGAACAAGCAAAAAGGATCCCTTCGAAGAAATTGCATGCTACTGAGGGGACTGAGCCcattattttatttgtcGTGAAAGACAGCGAGCGTAATATTTGCGATCAGCGTCTTTTGGAATATGAGCTTGTCGGTCGttttaaaatcaaatcaagaCGTGTTGCCATTTGTCAATTGGATCTGTTGATTCGAGATGAAGAAAGCAACAAGCTTTATTACAATCACCCCAACGGTATTTACGAAGTTGCTATCGTTTACTATCGATCCGGCTATGCATTAGATGACTACCCTACCAACAAAGAGTGGGAAATCCGTTTGACGATTGAAAATTCCCTTGCCATAAAGTGTCCCACCATTGCAACTCACTTAGCAGGCTCGAAAAAGATTCAGCAGGTGCTTGCCGAAAGCAATGCCCTTGAAAGATTTGTGCAGGGtgaagaacaaaaagcCATTGAGTCAACTTTTGCTGATATGTATCCTTTGAATGATACACCCCGCGGTCAGGAGGGTATAAAGCTTGCTCTTGAAAACTCTGAAGACTTTGTTATGAAGCCTCAGCGAGAAGGCGGTGGGAATAACACCTATGGAAAAGACATTCCTGATCTCTTAAACAGTCTTCCCAAGGGAGAATGGGATTCCTACATCTTGATGCGTTACATCAAATCTCTTCCTTCACAGAACTACATCTTGAAAGGAAGTGTAGCTGAAAAATACGATGTTGTTGATGAAATTGGCATTTTAGGAACAATTGTCTGGAATACCAAAACAGCTGAAGAATTAAACAATGGCAACACAGGCTATATATGCCGTACAAAGCCCGTTTCTTCTCATGAAGGCGGTGTAGCTACTGGTTACGCTTCTTTATCTAGTATAGATGTGATAGACTAA